A segment of the Corylus avellana chromosome ca2, CavTom2PMs-1.0 genome:
tgtcgaattttaattaGTCCACGTCACCAAATGATTTCCTAGAGTTCCCAATTAAGTCATCAACGACAGCAAAGGAAGGGAGGGCCGACCACCGATCCTAAATTCCTATCTAACATCTAAGCAGCACATGTGTCCCATCACACAACACCCTTTGACGATCTGCATACTTCTCCCAACCAAACCTTTCAAtctattttgaaaattgattACATTTATGGGACATTAGATACTTTGTACCAAGGGAGCAACCCTTTTCTTAATTGCATTATAGGAAGCCAAATTGTGATTCGACCACGCATGCCAAGGTTGTCCTACCACTATAAACAACAACATTGACTTCTTTGTAACCCAACCACTTCTTCACAAACACAGAGGCATGCAAATCAATGGCCCAATCAATTCTTGTTAGAAATATGAGTgccattatttaattttttctgcatATTTCCCATCTGTCACAATTATCCACAAATCAATGTCCACCGGCATTTTCTAGGGCCGGTGGTTTAGTCAAAACATACATGCCAAACCCTAGTGGTAACTGGTAATAGTTGAGTATTTCTTTGGGCGCAAGATATGTGAGATGGGCTTTTCTGTCCGAGCAGGAGAGTTCTGTCTGAGCTATTCAAAGCCTAGTTATCAAATGCCCCAGGCCTAAGCCCCAAGCATAGCAGAAATAGAGGAGCTATGTGGATCCTAATGGTGGCATTAGGGCTCTCTTGTTTGGGGCCAATGTAAGTGTTTGATTCAGTAAACCCTCAGCAAAGTCTATATCCCAACTGACAGGCAGTTAATGGGCTTCCACCTGCTTGGTTCAGCCCCATTGCAGCCATGGAAGTTctaatttttgggttaattccCGTCTTCTAAGCCACTCCTTCATTGGATTGCTTTAAAAATCGTCTTTTGCACCGGCCCTTTGAAGCTATTGGACTGGGTCCCTAATGTTTTCATAATACTACAGGTGAGCTACTATTGAGAGATCTCTGTTTTTTGGTAAGAAATGGCCCATTTAGCTCCTGAAGCTCAAGTCCGAGTAACTTGTTTCATTAGGTGTTAGAATATCTAATGGAATTCAAGTTGGTGCATTTGATAGTTCTAGTAAAAAGCATACATCcttgctccaaaaaaaaaaaaagcatacaTCCATTGTTGTACGAGTGTttgctaaataaaaaataaaattaaacatcaCTTAGATTACTATGCAGATAAAAATAGGATGACTCACTTCCTCAGTCCaaacattaattattggtgaCTTAAAATAGACAAAAACCAGCTTCGTTCACTGCTGAAGCAGGCTGATTTCTGGGATGTCCTACAAACCTATAATTACAAAAGCTTCAACCCCTACCCCCAAGCcaacacaaaaaagaagaaaaaagaagaatttaaaagaaaatgatgatcCACAATTTCCTTATTCTGTCCAATCATGTAAACTCTTGTGTTCTCTTCCATGGATGTAAAATGGCAGAACCTTAATTATAGACTAGAGGAGTCCCAGCTAGCATCGACAGCACTGATGATCTTCTCATGTAGTTTGGCTCCAGCAGATGCAATTATCCCCCGATCAAGACCTTCTAGGTAAATGCCCTTTGAAAAGTCCAGTGGGTTCCCTCTGGCATCGGTCACCACCCCACCAGCCTCTTCTATGATAACAACTCCTGCAGCATGATCCCATATCTTCTCCTTGTATCCAGCTCTTGCAAACTTCATAAAAATCTCAGCATCCCCTCGGGCTATAGCAGCATACTTTACCATACTGTATACTCGTAGTGGTTGCTTCCTGCAGTTAAATCATGATGCATGAGCTCTTCCGCACAGCCAAGGTGTTCAATTTTATTCCCCCATCTTCTTTAACTTCTTCTATTTGTTattataatattcattttctctctccttttaaAAGGAAGAACGCACGCACACTCGCTATCATCATTTTCTGTTTATCTGTCCATTTTAACATGAACTTTCAGCTCTCTGCATGTAACCCAAGAATCTAGTTTCatctttaattatatttataggaGCTCAGCTAAGAAATGTTCATTATCCAACTGTGTCATGTGTTAATGGATATGAATATGTTgtaaaagaatgaaagaaaatataggCTGGCCGAACTTAATAAAATGTATAAACTTGGCAAAGAAAATGGAATGAAAATATATGCACCTAAGCCCCATTGTGTGAGCAAGTCCTGCTGTGAAGGAGTGACTTGAATTTGCCTTCTCGACTGGTTCACAAAAGGTTGCCGATGCTGGATCATCAATGGAAGACACTCGAACTGGCCTTGCAGAGTTTGGCCACACCAACTTCTTATTTGCATGGAGCAGTGGTTGCATCCAAGCCTTGCCACTACCTTTTGTAGCATAAGTAACAAAACCTTTGTCCCACGACTCAGACGTAGGTGGAGTCAACTTAGTTATAATTCTATGATAGCGGTGATGATAACTTAGCCATTCCTTTCTCATAGGGTAATTTGGACACCCAAGAACTCCAAGCACAACTTCTCCATCCTCTATCAGTGCTAGAGCTACAGCATATTGATCCCCACGGACAAACCCTAACGTACCATCCACAGGGTCAAGTGTCCAAAATCTTCCAGTAGGACCCCCAGTTGAGTTGCAACGACTGATGGCTTCGAGCACCTCTGAGGCCCTGAGGGCCATATTCGGACCTTCAAGTCCGAAACGAGGTGCTTCAGCTAGACATTCATTCACAGTGTTCACTACAGCTGCTAATAGTCCAGATGCATCAACCTTGGAGAGTTTTTGAACATCTTCTTCAGCAATAATGGACACATTTTTCCTCCCAAAAGACTTGGACAGTAACCAGCTGACAGTTGCTTGGACACTCCAATCTGTGTACGTGGCATGATTAACATAATTAGCCAATCTGAAATGcaataagcatatatatatatcatattcaATATATTAAATGAGAAGAAATCAAATTTACTTGTTGAGGATCAAATGGTGATACATCAAAAGGATTTTATAACCTGCCTCTAAAAACATTTCAGTCATCTGAGCATAGCTCTCATTTAACATGTTTCTATGGTTAAATAGGCTTCATATCAGAACGATGATGATGACCAACTGACCAAGCAATATGAAGAACCAAGATCGCCTAATACTATACTGTAAGTTATTTCTTAGCAAGTCTATAAGTTTAAACTGCAGTGCGTTCATCAATTAATGCCCCAATCATAAAATTGTGACATAAAGAGGGGCCAGGAGAAGATTAGGAAACCAGTGGAGGTCCCAACCAAAAGTAATTACTTCAAGACTAGTACtgaaaggggaaacttcagctTTGCAGTTTGAAGCATTTGGTTAATTTTTGATAGAAATACAGCAAGACTTTGCTTTCATGTAGCATTAAAAGTACTTATAGAATGCCAAAAAAAGATGGCTAACAATGAAAAGGAAATTTTGGGTGTATTCTTCCCATGGAAAGGAGGGTAAGTGGGTACTTCACTAAGGCAGCACATGGAGTATCTTAAAGATGTAAGAAAGCAAGAATACAAGGAAAGGGAATAAGAGTTCTATGTGAAAACTAGAGATGATGCAGCATGATGATTTATGGTATAAAGAAACTCTTGCTAAGGAGTTGCTTCTGGAAAATATAACTTTGTTTCCTCTAATAGGGGGACAGCAAGAATATCAGCCATTTGCAGAGAGCacaccaaaaaaatgaaaagaaaaaaaaataataaagagacTTATATAGGCTGGAACAGATAAAAACATCGATTTCACCTCTCAGATTGGTCCCAAGAGTGAAGAGTGCCTTTTAGTGTTTCTAAAATATACATTAATATAGAACAATAtctggaaaaaagaaaaagaaaaagaatttctaTGGGGATATCTAGTTTTGTTGCAGAATCTAATTTGACTGCTATGTACCAGTTCACTATTCTGTCACACTTTCTACATATTAGCTGGGTGTCATCGACTCATCGTAAGTGATTCTGTAAACAGAAAGTATATCCCACTATTGATAGTTTGAATCACTTTGATGATGAATGAACTATAATGGTATATATCCCATAATGGAgactaaaaattcaaaagccAATTCTTGATGCATAAAGAATGCAGCTTGCTCAAGAGAAAACCCGAATTTTGTTGCAAATAGTTGAAAAATTCACAACTAAAGTCTTCGGTGCCTGCTTCAAACCAATTTTTAAGTACTTTGCATTCTCTACGGTACTCATTTAATTCCCATACCCCATGAGCACATCTTAACTCCAAATTTTAGCATTACTGTATCAGTATGCATAGCAAGAGCTGCTCAAAGACCACACTTCCCACTTTGAATTATGCTAATACtaccttcttttgttttttttgttttctttttctagttgtCAAATTCTTAAATAATTCTACGTATCTCCAAAAGCAGCCACAACTGACAAGGAAATTTACCATcttccaaaaattgaaaatgtggCTTCATAGGCTACTGTGGTTTTCAGAAATTATGAAGTCTTCCATGATCTATCCACAAGCAGTATATCAGCCACAATACTGCATTCTAATGGCCCaatccataatttttttcattgctATTGTTATTGCACAATAGTATTAAGTTTACCTatccttaaaaaaaagttttgtagcTAAACAATAGTATTAAGTTTAcctatccttaaaaaaaatatctcttGTATTTAAGAATATTTCTCTTATCAGAGAGTCCctcaccttttttatttttttttttttcatctagcAATTAATCAACAAGCGATGTTCCATTTCCATGTATGAGAAGATAAAGTTCTTTGCTATGACAGTAACATGGGATGTGTTTCTCCATGCATTCCAGCTTTCACACCCATTTGTTAACTTTCTCTTCCTATTATTCTGCTTCCCAAAGTCCTTATTCAATCTCAATATGTATGGGTGGCTTAAAAATTGCACTTACGATTAGCCCATTTCAAAAATATACGCGACAATACCTACtccattaaaaaattgttattgtATTAGCACCAAAAGGAAGCAAACAAATGAATATTAATATTCTCATGAAACGATGTTGTCAGAAAACAACTTGACTATCACTTAGCAAGTCTTTACCGTATAATTTAAAAGGAaagcaattatatatacatcCTAACCCAACTCCCATAAAGGGACAATTTTTCAGAGGAATTTAAAATACCCACCAAAGCTACAGCCAAAAGCGACCAAAATACATGAAAATCAAACGCAGCATCACAAACCCAATTCAgaaattttatgaagaaaaagtaAAGTAAGAAGTTGCAGAATTACCAGCAACAGTAACAGGAGAATTGTCATCCTTGGATTGGACCTGACCGTTGGTTTTAGCAATCAAACTGTCTTGCACTCTCTGGCAGAGAGCACACGCCATCTGTACAGCTCTGACAGCAACATCGAGCtctttgtaatatttttccGGCTCCGAGGCCGCAACCCGCAGGTTTCTCTGGTCCTCCATTGTCGAAGAAGAACAGCTCTGGTTGAAATTTGATAGAGAGACAATGTATTTTGATGGGTTCTGGTGGTGGATGAAGAACAAACTTCCTACATGGTTGGGTGTGAACTTGTTGATTACTCTTCCGCTTCCCGAGACATGTGGAACTCTGGCAGCCAGGCTTGAACAATTTAAAGGCATAtcaatgaagaaaaaatctctgtctctctctgtctatctctctctctgcgGTAACCTGCGATTTAATCAGAATTATGTTTGGTTTTATGACGTTGGATGAGGAAAAGAGCACAAAGAAAGGCCAATGAAAAAGAAAGCGAAGAGCTTTAGGGCCACTTTGAGAATAATTTATCAGAATGCTTTCATGGGTCTTGATCTGAGAACAGGGGGTGAAAGCCTAAAGCCTTCACTCGGTGGATTGTGAAAGTTTGGGATACCCATCATTTTACGAGAATTGGTATGTAAAGGGTGAATAAATTCAGCTATTTATAGTGTGTTTTGGGAAGGggaggaagagagaagaaaggtgaaatgatattttgtcacatcattttttggtGTAATAATGAGAAATGAAGAGATTCTAAAATATCTTCTCTTATGATTATATCATttctaaaattaatatatatattaaaacattaacaaacgtTTTAAGGGGTAGTACCTCAATCGGctgaagataaaaataaaaaaaaaaaaaaaaattaacaaatagagCCTTATACCTTATAGCGTGTAAGGCAAGGACATATTTGCGACTTCTCATGAATATTAAGTCTCATATTCTTTAAATTGTTACATAATTGGTTAGGATTATTGATGGACACACTCATCTTACACCGACTGATATAacgtattttaagtaattttttataattgcttaaaaaatttaagagggTTAACCACTTAAAACACTTTATATCAATGTGAAATCAATGAAATAAATATGTGTGAGGAATAATTTTGCCATTTTGCCACATGTCTTGTAAAGAAATTGACAAGAGATGGacaaaaacaaacaccaaaCACTTCTCCTGTCCAAAATAGTCCCAAATTATATCTCATAATCAATGAGTCATCATGAGCTCATTAAAACCCTAAAGGGTAACTCAATCAgctgaagataaaaaaaaaaaaaacaaacagagccttatATCGTATAGCGTGTAAGGCAAGGACATATTTGCGACTTCTCATGAATATTAAGTCTCATATTCTTTAAGTTGTTACATAATTGGTTAGGATTATTGATGGACACACTCATCTTATACCGGCTGTTataatgtgttttaagtgatttttataattgcttaaaaaagttaaaaggtaCTCAAGAGGTACCTCAATTGGCTAGGACCATGCCTAAGAAAGTAGAtatcactaattcgaatttctctcccccttttgtgcggacatataaaaatataataataataataaaaaaaagttaaaagggttAACCACTTGAAACACTTTATATCAATGTGAAATCAATGTAATAAATATGTGTGAAGCTTAATATTACTTTATGTCCATTTTGCCACGTGTCTTGTAAAGAAATTGACAAGAGATGGacaaaaacaaacaccaaaCACTTCTCCTATCCAAAATAGTCCCAAATTATATCTCATAATCAATGAGTCATCATGAGCTCATTAGAACCCTACAGGGAATGTGATGCCAAAAGTTGGAGTGAGAGTACCAAACACACGTTTGCCTCAAAAGAGTTTCACATCTTGGGAGGACACAAAAGGATAAAGCCCTAGATTTTATGAAAGTGGTGCAGCATAAGTCACGTTTTTAATAAAGAACAATACATGATGTTTATCCTAGGATGATTTTCATACATCTCAGAGACACAGGGTGACATAGGCAAGAGGTAATATGACGATTTATGTTTGTGGTATATATATGGCATGATGTTTATCTTTAAGACCACCTATAATAAGCTTGATTAATGTTCATTATCTTGATTTTGCTTTTAGTCACTCATTCTGTCCTCAAGAggaaaattaatgaaattgagACAATCCATTTTATGCTTAAGATTTTGTTTAGCTGAATCTAACTGCGTATGTGGTATCATGtcagttaaaattttaaatgacgtaaCAACATAATTACTATTAACTTGTGATTCTATTGATCAATACACATGATTTTATTAAGGAGTAATATGGTTATTAGAgataaaattaacatatttaCATCAATCAGGAAAATTAGCTATGAGTAATGCTTGAGAGCATCATTTTTCCAGATGACGGAAAAGTGATGTGGGATGACAAAATggtaatataaaataataaaatattaaaagcaaaattacttttttgtCATTCCACATCACTTTTTCCTGATGCTGCTGCCATTGTCAACTAATTAACACCACCCTTGGAAATTGATGGGCTCATCAAGGACCTTCAATAAGTCTTTCCCAAGTTTGAAATGAGAAGAGAGTCCTTTGGAAAAGATGTTTGCAAGTTGAAATTCAAGTGGAAGCACAATGAACTTTAATATACTTTTGAACAATTTCTCCCGCACAATTATCGTCTACTTTAATGTGTTTGATGCGAACATGAAACACTGGGTTAGAGGCTAATATACCCATGTTCCTCAATATGCCAAATAAACCAGCCCATGGGCCTAAGCTCAATCGAAGGAGGCGTGTGACATTAATAGAGAGGCCCAAAGGGCCCTCATCAGGcgcaaaaagaaaatgaccgTAAAAAATTCCCTCCATGCATGGCTACCCAACCGTCTTACGATTCTTGACTACAAAATAGGCAATACCCTCAACTCGTTAGAAAACACATGCTCCGGCTCACCCAATCACCCAATGACACATGTCTAGATCTGTACAATGCCATTACCTCCACTATACAAATATCTCATGACTTAACCATGGAAGCTATTTCCTGCTAGCACTCCATCATGGTTTCAATCTGATCCTGTTTGTCTTGTTGGTGCCCATTACCCTAAAGCATATGTGCAATCTACTATATCATCATAGGCCAAAGAGATTGCACTAAGATTGTCACACCAAATAGCAGGCAGGGAACACAAGAATAAATGAGTAATTTACAAATCTAGAATTTatattgaaaattcaaaatatcaaGCTCAACTAAGAAAAGCATTAGATGCTGCAATACCTAGGCACTTAGGCAGTGGCAAATATTCTATTATCTGTTCATCTGTTCACTTTAATGCCCCATATAAGCTTGGAACCACTAGGCTTTTACGAAAGAGATGCTTTGAGGCAAGGACAAAAGAATTTctcattttgaacttttttaactttttatttccTCTTTTATTATGGTCTTGCATACAAATACACCTCGTATGTATACGGTCATACAATCAAACTTTCGAAGATTTGGCAACACCCATGGCCGCAGGCCCGCAAGACCACTTCTCAAGTCCACAATCCCAAACGTGACGGTGAGTATACACTTGAGAGTGCATATAGTATTTCTCAAACACTTAACActataaacttttaaaacattattgaatttaaacGATGGATAGTAAATGCACAAATAGTAACACTTGAAATAATCATCAACTGAAACATTACGAGAAAGTCAATAGTAATTAAAAGTATTTGGAAGAGACAGGGAATACTGCTTACCTCGATACTGCAGCTGCATAGCTAACCGTTTCTCTCCGGCCGCCAGTTCCGTCCCTCCTCGGCAGGCTTATCAACCATGCTCATGACTCATGCATGACATTTAGCATGCCAAGAATGACTTCAGCCATATAATTTAGGCAGATAATTTTGAAGTAGTGCTGCTTAAGATGGGCTTAGCTCAGCTTCCATTAACATGACGTTGTATAAggttgttaaaatattaagtgTGTAATTCTGTTAATCACATCTCTCCTTCAGACCACATGAAATGGTGCTGATTCTTTTTACATCAACTGCAGTACTTTATTAATCCTATAATTTGTCCCTTTCAACCTTGTTCAAAACCTTATGCTACTATATATACATGCTTAGTGACTAAAATAGTTTCTAATTATTAACCAATTAGAGTTTAGTTGGCTGCTTTCCCACTTTCACCTACCCAGTTTACTATTATGGGTGCCACATACCCTTGATTTTTTGGGTTATCTATGAGCAATCTCACTAACATATTCATGGccattttgaagtttttttttttctttttttttttttaatttactttattAGATTGGCATCTTCCCTTAAAGCATGTGATATGCACTTAAGAATCATGTACTCTAAGAAAATATGTAAGTTGAGTTTTGTTGTTATCGTGCTCAATAATTGATAAACAatatatagaatcgaaaagagagattaagagagagagttgacacacagatttacgtggttcggcaatttgCCTATGTCTACAGAGAGGCGGctgtatttttactcttaataatttagggttacatcatacatatatatagaaaaatcctAAGCCCCCTCCCGCTCTGTGAATTTAAGGTTTAATTTCGTCCGCTCCTGTCTATTTGGCCTTCcactaatattaatatgagccactaaTTCCAACAAGTTTGAAGAATTTCTCAAatccaatttgaagaaaaaatttacctctttttttttggagcaaTTTAAGGTTTAATTTCGTCCATCTCTTGTCTCTTCTTCATGCATTCTCCTTTCCATATGTGTCCTTTTAAGAGGATTCGCAACGGATTAGCTATTCGTTAACTAAAATTTGGctaaaaaattcactttttttttttagtttagttaaGCATTTTTCAAAAGCAGGGAACATCTATCTAAATCTTTCtctatttctatttaaaaattcttctttattaTTCATGATGTGGGTAAATTCATGAAGAATCATGTGCCACCAAAATGATGTTCGGGAACCAtcttgaaaaatagaaaattagtatTATTAATACATTCATAAAAGCATCCTTAAAACTTGTCTATCCtccagacaaaaaaaaaaagacaccaCCCACCTGAAAAAATAACCAATTTTATCAAAGATAGATCCCAAACATAAGAATTTCAAAACCCACCTATAGTTCTTCAATCCAAAACTCACAAATTGCAAGATCCAATACCAAATGGTTTGATGGGAACCCAATAATCAAAAGATGCCATCTGAAATAATGGGATTTGGAggaaaatattcttaaaatccATTTGTGAATAAGGAAATCCAATAATGAACTAactaaaatttgattaaaaaactGTTTTTAGCTAATTTACTCTGAGCCCAAAATGGTTGTAGGTTTGAGGCTGGGCTACATCATGAACCCAAAAGCACAAGACTGGACCAGTCATGTATTcaatgtttgttttctttctttcggcTAGACCCATTTTTTCAACCTCACCCACATTTTTGGCCTAAAAAGGGAAAAGGCCCTGGTTTGCTTTTTAGGCTGGACCATCCATACACCCGAATTGTTCTAGCACCCAATTCACCAAGCCATGATTATAGTGGAAGACCGGCATTTATAGTCTCTATTCACTCAATTACATAAGTGCCCATGATGTTGGGTGGTTTTGGGCCTATCTCAACCCTAAAAGCTAGTTAAAAACGTAAAATTTTATCTCATACTTATAAAGTGACTACCAGTCTTTTCCACAACAGATGTGAGATAATCCCAACAATCTCCCCTTCACATATCGGGCTCTGGGTTAGAGTAGAGACAACTCGTTTCTTCCGTGGAATGTTGGGCCGAGACCTGTTGATTAAACCTAGGCTTTGATactagtgttgggtggtcttgggcttTTCTCAACCCAAAAAACTAGTTTATGAGGTGAAGCTTTTCCTCATACTTATAAACTAACCACTAGCCCCTCCCACAACCAAtatgggataaccccaacacaTGACTCACTACAAGCCCACAATCCCATAGCCTAGTCAAATTTTAGCTACCCTTTTGGGgatagaataaatttttttctaaacaagaTCAGACAAATATCTTTAGAGTAGACGATTCACATGTAATTGTCACGTGCTTTAAAAACACACATcagttttttcttatttggaGTGGGCTCACTCTTTTGGCAGTCCCACACGCAAAACTTATCATGAACTTTCACATGCACATAGATGTTAGCGTTAGTGGGTAGATGTTGCTATCTATCACTTTCACATGTTAGAGGAGAAAACTTCCATTGTTAGTGCTTGAAATTGAAATCTAGGTCTCAAAGATTCTTTTCAACTACACCATCATCTTTACGTAGCTAGTGGAGACAATGATTTCACTTATCAAAGACTAAGACTTTGAACTCCTCCTAACAATATGATAACTATCATGTACAATTATTATAACTCTCCCAACTTTAGTGTATATAGTCTCATCACTCTATTTTAAATGAGAGAAAGAGTCTTGATTCGATGCACTTCCTCTCTTCTCTCAAACAAGTTGATGAATTATAATC
Coding sequences within it:
- the LOC132172215 gene encoding PAP-specific phosphatase HAL2-like, with the translated sequence MPLNCSSLAARVPHVSGSGRVINKFTPNHVGSLFFIHHQNPSKYIVSLSNFNQSCSSSTMEDQRNLRVAASEPEKYYKELDVAVRAVQMACALCQRVQDSLIAKTNGQVQSKDDNSPVTVADWSVQATVSWLLSKSFGRKNVSIIAEEDVQKLSKVDASGLLAAVVNTVNECLAEAPRFGLEGPNMALRASEVLEAISRCNSTGGPTGRFWTLDPVDGTLGFVRGDQYAVALALIEDGEVVLGVLGCPNYPMRKEWLSYHHRYHRIITKLTPPTSESWDKGFVTYATKGSGKAWMQPLLHANKKLVWPNSARPVRVSSIDDPASATFCEPVEKANSSHSFTAGLAHTMGLRKQPLRVYSMVKYAAIARGDAEIFMKFARAGYKEKIWDHAAGVVIIEEAGGVVTDARGNPLDFSKGIYLEGLDRGIIASAGAKLHEKIISAVDASWDSSSL